One Rhizoctonia solani chromosome 3, complete sequence genomic region harbors:
- a CDS encoding alphaherpesvirus glycoprotein E domain protein, whose translation MASELNARQVVTQTAQPLPSWLSYSALPGTGPVTSYTILRFPLTYYGPSIPLGTDGIWTYGGLTPPPTTATPSATTSPTTSLSSTITLPTPTTTTFASVSVITRTRTSSTIPPTSTSTEPAGSRETLPIVAIVLIALGVAAALLLCCLAGLLFWRRRRSRRAKEPPRGDSEFYAGPGPDEDVESIHAVPNLLGERHSLLGNDSFIVVGNRNGRSPLMTQRSLGGASYQRLAESRVSQVSRRTGSSEIGVAYTDLPPPRSRRRTVTAVSGGVSSSPSHPTSSSQPGIGSMRTHNESARSSLFQHPAEQDESPVLPRDSAHGAVKRASDLGQKPLQAPAPAAQGSSGATLGAELGMLGLGTRYPDPSQSLLAPLQVAAPARASLLVWLHRQLLLLVRTLAYPAQRPRASPPPRDTLTWPESPESEQDENAQLLTAERGNVRSGVGLLGRFSWFTRGGNGNGSPPARTSRNSYPGWMSPPTEEGFLAEVDAEHEQEYRASPSDPPTLESKPPASHPGMSRQHLVTPCTTTHLPSLVLPANVRGHRPGLDSLAAEVLLPGPPLLFLNDPHLCLILPVRPLQPFLRQSPLLSKLACEARVIATLTLCPSSTESGSAGRRTSSRPESDILDRPAPESLLDLPPPTLVPPSPAPVFPPGLARLPRTYNFGLLNELGDEPPAAEEEWRHIRSSPEHVDWRRISMGRTVRINSPHTATPSQVGSVHGGGTASPTATDPTSLQVPRPTGSNSSQSHSGGSDNSESRRAVGQSPSMSALTGGTTYSVSTSGTGTPADTTTVSSNPPYPPETLVTESFEFGGYGYAFDDSEYDEYETRATTVSSNDSSGRRAVDLHGEPDETDGQDVYVGRFGGEGGVRFVPPMSAVGVSRWS comes from the exons ATGGCATCCGAACTGAATGCTCGACAAGTTGTAACACAAACTGCTCAACCCCTGCCAAGTTGGCTTAGCTACTCGGCTCTTCCGGGAACCGGACCAGTAACAAGTTATACCATTTTGCGTTTCCCACTGACGTATTATGGCCCCAGC ATTCCCCTGGGAACTGATGGAATATGGACCTATGGAGGCTTAACTCCCCCTCCAACGACGGCAACTCCATCTGCAACCACTTCTCCAACTACATCTTTATCTTCTACTATCACTCTTCCAACGCCCACAACCACAACCTTCGCGAGCGTCTCAGTTATCACACGCACACGAACGTCTTCAACAATACCACCTACTTCAACTTCCACTGAGCCTGCTGGATCTCGAGAAACTCTCCCAATCGTAGCCATTGTACTCATTGCACTCGGTGTGGCAGCCGCTCTGCTCCTCTGCTGTCTCGCTGGTCTTCTCTTCTGGCGCCGCCGTAGGTCACGGCGTGCGAAGGAGCCTCCTCGTGGTGACAGCGAATTTTATGCTGGTCCTGGACCGGACGAGGATGTCGAATCAATTCATGCCGTTCCAAATCTCTTGGGAGAACGGCACAGCCTATTAGGGAATGACTCGTTTATCGTAGTCGGAAATCGCAATGGACGCTCTCCTCTGATGACACAACGTAGCCTTGGCGGAGCATCGTATCAACGGCTTGCTGAATCACGCGTTTCACAAGTGTCTCGTAGAACGGGATCGTCGGAAATTGGCGTAGCATACACGGACTTGCCCCCTCCACGAAGCCGACGACGTACCGTTACTGCTGTAAGCGGTGGAGTTAGTTCCAGTCCCTCGCATCCTACGTCCTCAAGTCAACCTGGAATCGGGAGCATGCGAACGCACAACGAATCTGCACGCTCAAGCTTGTTTCAACATCCAGCCGAACAAGACGAGAGCCCGGTTCTACCGAGAGACAGCGCTCATGGTGCAGTGAAGCGCGCATCGGACCTTGGTCAAAAACCGCTTCAGGCACCGGCACCTGCTGCTCAGGGTTCATCTGGCGCTACATTGGGCGCTGAACTTGGAATGTTGGGCCTGGGAACGCGCTACCCTGATCCTTCTCAATCGCTATTAGCACCTCTTCAAGTGGCGGCTCCGGCGCGCGCTTCCCTCCTCGTCTGGTTACACCGGCAGCTTCTTCTTTTGGTTCGAACTCTCGCATATCCCGCGCAGCG TCCCCGTGCTTCTCCGCCGCCCAGGGATACATTGACCTGGCCCGAGAGTCCTGAGTCGGAACAAGACGAAAATGCTCAACTTTTGACCGCTGAACGGGGTAATGTTCGAAGCGGAGTTGGACTGCTAGGCAGGTTCAGTTG GTTCACTCGCGGAGGAAACGGAAATGGATCTCCTCCAGCACGAACATCTCGTAACTCGTACCCAGGCTGGATGTCCCCTCCCACAGAAGAAGGTTTCCTCGCAGAGGTCGATGCTGAACATGAGCAAGAATATCGCGCATCCCCCTCTGATCCTCCCACACTTGAGAGCAAACCTCCTGCCAGTCATCCGGGAATG TCTCGTCAACATCTGGTAACACCGTGTACCACGACGCACCTTCCCAGCCTGGTACTCCCCGCGAACGTACGGGGCCATCGACCTGGCTTGGATTCCTTGGCCGCGGAAGTCCTGCTACCGGGCCCGCCCCTCCTGTTCCTCAACGACCCTCACCTTTGTCTCATACTCCCAGTTCGACCCCTGCAACCGTTCCTTCGTCAATCACCCCTCCTCAGCAAGCTCGCATGCGAGGCTCGAGTGATAGCGACGTTGACCCTGTGCCCGTCTTCGACCGAGTCTGGCTCAGCTGGACGCCGTACTTCAAGCCGGCCCGAGAGTGATATCCTGGATAGGCCTGCACCCGAAAGTTTGCTCGACCTTCCCCCTCCCACACTCGTTCCACCAAGTCCTGCCCCCGTATTCCCACCTGGACTGGCTCGACTTCCTCGTACATATAACTTTGGCCTTCTCAATGAACTCGGTGACGAACCACCGGCTGCCGAAGAGGAATGGCGACACATCCGATCCTCTCCTGAACATGTGGACTGGCGAAGAATCAGTATGGGCCGA ACCGTCCGAATCAACAGTCCGCACACCGCAACTCCATCCCAAGTTGGCTCAGTTCACGGGGGAGGAACCGCGAGTCCCACAGCCACCGATCCCACTTCGCTTCAGGTTCCAAGGCCGACAGGCTCAAATTCGTCACAATCGCACAGCGGCGGATCCGACAACTCCGAATCACGTCGAGCGGTGGGCCAATCGCCAAGCATGAGTGCGTTGACGGGAGGCACTACGTACAGTGTGAGCACGAGCGGTACTGGAACTCCCGCTGACACTACCACGGTCAGTAGTAACCCTCCCTACCCCCCGGAGACGCTCGTGACTGAGTCGTTTGAATTTGGTGGATACGGATACGCCTTTGACGACAGCGAGTACGACGAGTACGAGACCCGCGCAACTACAGTTTCCAGCAACGATAGCAGTGGGCGGCGGGCGGTTGATCTACATGGCGAACCGGACGAGACGGATGGGCAGGACGTTTACGTAGGGAGGTTTGGGGGTGAGGGAGGGGTGCGATTCGTGCCGCCCATGAGTGCTGTTGGAGTCTCTAGATGGAGCTAG
- a CDS encoding cytochrome C oxidase subunit 6B, producing MSTPAPTREERKRCWEARDAYFGCLDNIKVIQPGKEGSSCSKENKKYEQSCPTVWVEYFNKQRVLAERQRATLEAAERQNAARQARK from the exons ATGTCCACACCAGCTCCCACCCGAGAGGAAAGAAAACGCTGCTGGGAGGCTCGAGATGCCTACTTTGGATGTCTAGACAACATAAAAGTGATTCAACCTGGCAAAGAAGGCAGTAGCTGTTCGAAAGAGAACAAAAAATACGAGCAATCGTGTCCCACTGTCTGG GTCGAGTATTTTAACAAACAAAGAGTCCTTGCCGAAAGGCAAAGAGCGACTCTCGAAGCGGCTGAAAGGCAGAACGCAGCCCGTCAGGCTAGGAAATGA